In Treponema pectinovorum, a single genomic region encodes these proteins:
- a CDS encoding ACT domain-containing protein, with protein sequence MNAIITVVGKDKVGIIAKVSAILAEHDVNVADITQTILSGNFVMMMMVSMEGAKLSVDGLRTVLNEASSKMNVEINVMAEKVFSSMNRI encoded by the coding sequence ATGAACGCAATTATAACAGTCGTTGGAAAAGACAAAGTCGGAATAATAGCAAAAGTCAGTGCGATTCTTGCAGAACACGATGTTAATGTGGCAGATATAACGCAGACAATCCTTTCTGGTAATTTTGTAATGATGATGATGGTCAGCATGGAAGGAGCAAAATTGTCCGTCGACGGTTTGCGCACGGTTTTAAACGAAGCGAGTTCTAAAATGAATGTCGAAATAAATGTGATGGCGGAAAAAGTTTTTTCTTCGATGAATCGCATTTAA
- a CDS encoding NUDIX hydrolase, which yields MESQFSDKDMEWNEESKEILLKTPIATVCQTLSKSSEGLENRYITIDSRDWVIVLPVKDENFIMVKQWRHGEKCLTVEFPGGVVEDGESPAESARRELKEETGCESKKLVYLGKMNPNPAFMANHVHFFAAFDLQETGVQNLDKDEFLNYFSMKKGDVYKEIGSLQMSHALMATALLLYKQAEDFNKF from the coding sequence ATGGAATCTCAATTTAGCGACAAAGATATGGAATGGAATGAAGAATCAAAAGAAATTCTATTAAAAACACCGATTGCCACGGTTTGCCAAACACTTTCAAAATCAAGCGAAGGTCTGGAGAATCGCTACATAACAATAGACTCAAGGGATTGGGTGATTGTACTTCCTGTCAAAGATGAAAATTTCATAATGGTAAAGCAGTGGCGACATGGAGAAAAATGTTTAACTGTGGAATTCCCTGGTGGAGTTGTAGAAGATGGAGAATCTCCAGCAGAAAGTGCAAGACGAGAATTAAAAGAAGAAACGGGGTGCGAATCTAAAAAACTAGTTTACCTTGGAAAGATGAATCCAAATCCTGCATTTATGGCAAACCACGTTCATTTTTTTGCGGCCTTTGATTTGCAAGAAACAGGGGTACAAAATTTAGACAAAGATGAATTCTTAAATTATTTTTCTATGAAAAAAGGCGATGTTTATAAAGAAATTGGTTCGCTACAGATGTCGCACGCTTTGATGGCAACTGCACTTTTACTTTATAAACAAGCGGAAGATTTTAATAAATTTTAA
- a CDS encoding class I SAM-dependent methyltransferase: protein MAKKSKKQWFEEESFWNNYGPIMFDVQHWAEAPAVAEDVCKIAGLKKGSSILDAGCGPGRISLELARLGMDVTGVDLIQSELDAAKESADDEELKIELIKADLRNFVSEKKFDCAINLYTSFGYCESIEEDVKILKNIFDSIKDGGWFIFECTSRETAILYFTEGEWFDRAGKTVLTEFKVEGAWEGLRSKWILIDKETGQRIEHEFVQRLYSAVELKRILSGIGFTSVEVYGDFDFSPYNEKARTMVIVAKK from the coding sequence ATGGCAAAAAAATCAAAGAAGCAGTGGTTTGAAGAAGAATCATTCTGGAACAATTACGGTCCTATAATGTTCGATGTACAACATTGGGCAGAAGCGCCAGCTGTCGCAGAAGATGTCTGCAAAATTGCAGGTCTAAAAAAAGGCAGTTCAATCCTAGATGCAGGTTGCGGTCCTGGAAGAATAAGTTTGGAACTTGCAAGGCTTGGAATGGATGTAACTGGTGTGGATTTGATTCAAAGCGAATTGGACGCAGCAAAAGAGAGCGCAGACGACGAGGAATTGAAAATTGAACTTATAAAAGCAGACTTACGAAACTTCGTTTCCGAAAAAAAATTCGATTGTGCAATAAATCTCTACACTTCTTTTGGCTACTGCGAAAGCATAGAAGAAGATGTAAAAATTCTTAAAAACATTTTTGACAGCATAAAAGACGGCGGCTGGTTCATCTTTGAATGCACAAGCAGAGAAACTGCAATCCTCTATTTTACGGAAGGCGAATGGTTCGACAGGGCAGGAAAAACAGTCTTAACAGAGTTTAAAGTTGAAGGTGCTTGGGAAGGTTTGCGCTCAAAATGGATTTTAATAGACAAGGAAACAGGACAGCGAATTGAGCACGAATTTGTACAGAGGCTTTATTCCGCTGTTGAATTAAAAAGAATTTTAAGCGGAATAGGTTTTACTTCTGTTGAAGTTTACGGCGATTTTGACTTTAGCCCCTACAATGAAAAAGCACGAACGATGGTAATTGTTGCAAAAAAATAA
- the serC gene encoding 3-phosphoserine/phosphohydroxythreonine transaminase: MERVYNFSAGPSCLPEEVLKECAAEMLNYKGTGQSVMEMSHRSNAFEPIIQEAEAMVRKLMNVPSNYKVLFLQGGGSTQFAMVAQNLGIKNKKAAYIETGVWAKKAAAEAKKLGVEVDIIASSKDKNYSYIPRVEKIEGNYDYAYICFNNTIMGTHYEYIPETGNIPLVADISSCVLSEPLDVSKFGLVFAGAQKNLAPAGVTLVIIREDLIPEPENCLPGTPTMLCYKTHSENESMYNTPPCYIIYVLNKVLHWIEKNGGAQGMLKLNKEKADYLYNFLDTSDFYHATAEKGSRSLMNVPFLTKYSNGAQDEASLAKEKEINSKFVKQAEAQGLINLKGHRLVGGMRASIYNAMTMDGVKALVAFMKKFAEEN, translated from the coding sequence ATGGAAAGAGTGTATAACTTTAGCGCAGGACCTTCATGCCTTCCAGAAGAAGTTTTAAAAGAATGTGCAGCAGAAATGCTCAATTACAAGGGAACAGGTCAGTCTGTTATGGAAATGAGCCACCGTTCAAATGCTTTTGAGCCTATAATTCAAGAAGCAGAAGCGATGGTTCGCAAACTGATGAATGTGCCTTCAAACTACAAAGTTCTTTTTTTACAGGGCGGTGGTTCAACTCAATTTGCAATGGTTGCACAGAATCTTGGAATAAAAAACAAAAAAGCCGCTTACATTGAAACTGGGGTTTGGGCAAAAAAAGCCGCTGCGGAAGCAAAAAAACTCGGAGTCGAAGTTGATATAATCGCTTCTTCAAAGGATAAAAACTATTCGTACATTCCGCGTGTAGAAAAAATCGAAGGCAACTACGACTACGCTTACATCTGTTTTAACAACACCATAATGGGAACTCATTACGAATATATTCCAGAAACAGGAAACATTCCTCTTGTAGCAGATATTTCTTCTTGTGTTCTTTCTGAACCACTCGATGTTTCAAAATTTGGGCTTGTTTTTGCAGGCGCACAAAAAAATCTTGCTCCAGCAGGAGTTACCCTTGTTATAATCCGCGAAGATTTAATACCAGAGCCAGAAAACTGCCTGCCAGGAACTCCAACAATGCTTTGCTACAAAACACATTCGGAAAATGAATCTATGTACAACACTCCTCCTTGCTACATAATCTACGTTTTAAACAAGGTTTTGCATTGGATAGAAAAAAATGGTGGCGCACAAGGAATGTTAAAATTGAACAAGGAAAAAGCAGACTATCTCTACAACTTTCTTGACACTTCCGACTTTTACCATGCGACAGCAGAAAAAGGCAGCCGCTCTCTTATGAACGTTCCGTTCCTTACAAAATACTCAAATGGAGCGCAAGACGAAGCATCTCTTGCAAAAGAAAAAGAAATAAATTCTAAATTTGTAAAACAGGCGGAAGCACAAGGTCTTATAAACTTAAAGGGACACAGATTGGTCGGCGGTATGCGTGCTTCCATTTATAACGCAATGACGATGGACGGTGTAAAGGCTTTAGTAGCCTTTATGAAGAAATTTGCAGAAGAAAACTAA
- the pflB gene encoding formate C-acetyltransferase gives MADAWNGFKGRLWKEEVNVRDFIQNNYTSYDGNESFLEGPTEATNKLFAKLQELQKAEYNSKRTGEDGKVRSGVLDMDTSVVTGLTAHPAGYIDPSLKDLEKVVGLQTDKPLKRAFMPFGGIKMAEDSCKQYGYTPDPELHKIFTVYHKTHSDAVFDVYTPEIRRVRKSHILTGLPDTYGRGRIVGDYRRVALYGIDALVKAKMADKENIGDGTMTEDVIRHKEEVAEQIKALKGMKEMAALYGFDISNPATTAKEAVQWLYFGYLAAIKTQNGAAMSIGRVSTFLDIYINRDLEAGLITEKEAQELIDHFVMKARMVRFARIEAYNNLFSGDPIWATLEVAGLGQDGRSLVTKTDFRFLHTLENMGPAPEPNMTVLYSKRLPENFRRYAAKISIDTSSIQYENDDVMRPVWGDDYSICCCVSATQTGKEMQFFGARANLAKALLYAINGGKDEPDGLVPGEQIGPEYSPITADVLDASNYDEVLRKYNAMLEWLAGIYVNSLNAIHYMHDKYYYEAAELALEDTNIKRTFATGIAGFSHVVDSLSAIKYAKVKVIRGDVEIKDKKTGQVKQVVKNLAKDFIVEGDFPRYGQDDDRADEIAVTLLKNFMTMIRRHKTYRDAEPTTSILTITSNVVYGKATGALPDGRKAHEPFSPGANPSYGAETKGLIKSLNSVAKLPYEYALDGISNTQTINPSALGHNENERIENLVTVLDGYFDIGPDSGHTGAHHLNVNVFGVEKLKDCQAHPEKPEYANFTVRVSGYAVRFINLTKEQQDDVISRTCHASM, from the coding sequence ATGGCAGACGCTTGGAACGGTTTCAAAGGACGACTTTGGAAAGAAGAAGTTAACGTTAGAGACTTTATTCAAAACAATTATACGTCTTATGATGGAAACGAAAGCTTCCTAGAAGGACCAACAGAAGCAACAAACAAACTCTTTGCTAAGTTGCAGGAACTCCAAAAGGCAGAATACAACAGCAAGAGAACCGGTGAAGACGGAAAAGTAAGATCTGGTGTTCTTGATATGGATACTTCTGTTGTAACAGGTCTTACTGCTCATCCAGCAGGATATATTGACCCTTCTCTCAAAGATTTGGAAAAGGTTGTAGGTTTGCAGACAGACAAACCTCTTAAAAGAGCATTTATGCCATTTGGTGGAATAAAAATGGCAGAAGATTCGTGCAAACAGTACGGATACACTCCAGATCCAGAACTACATAAGATTTTTACAGTTTACCACAAAACACACTCAGACGCTGTATTTGATGTTTACACACCAGAGATTCGCAGAGTACGCAAATCGCACATCCTTACTGGATTGCCTGACACCTACGGACGCGGACGTATCGTAGGAGACTACCGCAGAGTTGCTCTTTACGGTATCGATGCTCTTGTAAAAGCAAAGATGGCAGATAAAGAAAACATCGGCGATGGAACCATGACAGAAGATGTAATCCGCCACAAAGAAGAAGTTGCAGAGCAGATTAAAGCACTCAAGGGTATGAAAGAAATGGCTGCTTTGTACGGCTTTGATATTTCTAATCCTGCAACAACAGCAAAAGAAGCTGTACAGTGGCTTTATTTTGGATACTTGGCTGCTATCAAAACTCAAAATGGTGCTGCAATGTCTATCGGACGTGTTTCAACATTCCTCGACATTTACATAAACCGCGACCTTGAAGCAGGACTCATCACAGAAAAAGAAGCACAAGAGTTAATTGACCATTTTGTAATGAAAGCACGCATGGTTCGCTTTGCTCGTATTGAAGCATACAACAATCTCTTTTCTGGAGATCCAATTTGGGCAACACTCGAAGTAGCAGGTCTTGGACAGGATGGTCGTTCATTGGTAACAAAGACAGACTTCCGCTTCCTCCATACTTTGGAAAACATGGGACCTGCTCCAGAACCAAACATGACAGTTTTGTACTCAAAGCGCTTGCCAGAAAATTTCCGACGCTATGCTGCAAAGATTTCTATCGACACTTCATCAATCCAGTACGAAAACGACGATGTAATGCGTCCAGTTTGGGGTGATGATTATTCAATTTGTTGCTGTGTATCTGCAACTCAGACAGGAAAAGAAATGCAGTTCTTTGGCGCTCGTGCAAACCTTGCAAAAGCACTTCTTTACGCAATTAACGGTGGTAAAGACGAACCAGACGGACTCGTACCTGGAGAGCAGATTGGGCCAGAATATTCACCTATAACAGCAGATGTTCTTGACGCTTCAAACTACGACGAAGTATTAAGAAAGTACAATGCAATGCTTGAATGGTTGGCAGGAATCTATGTTAACTCATTGAATGCTATCCACTATATGCACGACAAATATTACTATGAAGCAGCAGAACTTGCGCTTGAAGACACAAACATCAAACGCACATTTGCAACAGGAATTGCAGGATTTAGCCATGTTGTAGACTCGCTTTCTGCAATTAAATATGCAAAGGTTAAAGTTATTCGTGGCGACGTAGAAATAAAAGACAAAAAGACTGGTCAAGTAAAACAGGTTGTAAAAAACTTGGCAAAAGACTTTATCGTAGAAGGCGACTTCCCTCGCTATGGACAGGATGATGACAGAGCAGATGAAATCGCAGTAACTCTTCTTAAAAATTTCATGACAATGATAAGAAGACACAAAACTTACCGCGATGCAGAACCTACAACTTCAATCCTTACAATTACTTCAAACGTTGTATACGGAAAGGCTACAGGTGCTCTCCCAGACGGACGCAAAGCACATGAACCATTCTCACCAGGAGCAAACCCTTCTTACGGTGCAGAAACAAAGGGTCTTATCAAGTCTTTGAACTCTGTTGCAAAACTCCCTTACGAATATGCACTGGACGGTATTTCAAATACTCAGACAATCAACCCAAGTGCACTTGGTCACAATGAAAATGAACGCATTGAAAACCTTGTAACAGTTTTGGACGGATACTTTGACATAGGACCAGATTCTGGACACACTGGTGCTCATCACTTGAACGTAAACGTGTTTGGCGTTGAAAAACTCAAGGACTGTCAAGCTCATCCAGAAAAACCAGAATATGCAAACTTTACAGTTCGCGTTTCTGGATACGCAGTTCGCTTTATCAACCTTACAAAAGAACAGCAGGACGATGTAATTTCTCGTACTTGCCACGCTTCTATGTAA
- a CDS encoding rhomboid family intramembrane serine protease, whose protein sequence is MKKGFRLSYNAPVTLTFSICCIFIVVLDQYLTHGKIVRMFFAVPGNKNSHVPFDWTNTFCYIKLFIHVFGHADINHLLGNLSFILLLGPLMEERYGSLRLAFMMILTAFITGLINALFLTTFLAGSSGIGFMLIVLASLSTLKQHTIPFSFIMIIGVYIARELISPSEQNVSTIAHIIGGLCGSVFAFVHSSKATKKIESKENLSEQERENRLKEIDENSPRNKTQSKKKNKSYSEDDATVIGTIKL, encoded by the coding sequence ATGAAAAAAGGTTTTAGACTTTCGTACAACGCGCCTGTAACGCTCACTTTTTCGATTTGTTGCATCTTCATCGTCGTATTAGACCAGTATCTTACTCATGGAAAAATCGTCCGCATGTTCTTTGCAGTTCCGGGAAACAAAAATTCGCATGTTCCTTTTGACTGGACAAACACCTTTTGCTATATAAAACTCTTTATCCATGTTTTTGGACACGCGGATATAAATCATCTTCTGGGGAATCTTTCTTTTATATTGTTGCTCGGACCTCTAATGGAAGAGCGATACGGTTCTTTACGACTCGCTTTTATGATGATTTTAACAGCTTTTATAACAGGTCTTATAAATGCTTTATTTTTAACCACTTTTTTGGCAGGTTCAAGCGGAATCGGCTTTATGCTGATTGTACTTGCTTCTTTGAGCACTTTAAAACAGCACACGATTCCGTTTTCTTTTATAATGATAATCGGCGTTTACATTGCAAGGGAACTGATTTCGCCATCTGAACAAAATGTTTCAACCATTGCACATATAATAGGCGGGCTTTGCGGTTCTGTATTTGCATTCGTTCATTCTTCAAAAGCAACAAAAAAAATCGAATCTAAAGAAAATTTAAGCGAACAGGAACGCGAAAATCGATTAAAAGAAATTGATGAAAATTCCCCAAGAAACAAAACTCAATCCAAGAAAAAAAATAAATCTTACTCAGAAGATGATGCAACCGTAATCGGAACGATAAAACTCTAA
- a CDS encoding redox-sensing transcriptional repressor Rex, giving the protein MKEISENSKKRLLILSRLLSQQTQTRLTSLKIAELTGWSDTTIRKDLSLLGLHFGVSNGYDVKSLKQGIDSALGFNLPLIKQNVCIVGLSEIGQALLNPIFFEKTPFSLVAGFDTNQNRLDLIKTKIPLFPTLDLETKIRQLNINFALLAVADEKAQFMAERLVNYGIKAIINYTNTVLSLPKNIKLTNASPSALLSKIAF; this is encoded by the coding sequence ATGAAAGAAATATCAGAAAATTCAAAAAAAAGACTTTTAATTCTCTCGCGCCTTTTAAGCCAGCAAACTCAAACGAGGCTCACTTCGCTAAAAATCGCAGAACTCACAGGCTGGAGCGACACTACAATACGAAAAGACCTCTCGCTTTTGGGGCTACACTTTGGAGTGAGTAACGGCTACGATGTAAAATCTTTAAAACAAGGTATTGATTCTGCGCTAGGTTTTAACCTGCCTTTAATAAAGCAAAATGTCTGCATCGTAGGGCTTTCTGAAATTGGGCAGGCGCTGCTTAATCCGATTTTTTTTGAAAAAACTCCCTTTAGCCTTGTTGCAGGGTTCGATACGAATCAAAACCGCCTCGACCTGATAAAAACGAAAATTCCTCTGTTTCCAACTTTGGATTTAGAAACAAAAATTCGACAGTTAAACATAAACTTTGCTCTGCTTGCAGTTGCCGATGAAAAAGCACAGTTTATGGCAGAGCGCCTCGTAAACTATGGCATAAAAGCGATAATAAATTACACGAACACAGTTCTTTCTCTTCCAAAAAACATAAAACTTACAAACGCTTCGCCGAGTGCATTGCTTTCTAAAATTGCATTTTGA
- a CDS encoding LysM peptidoglycan-binding domain-containing protein, whose protein sequence is MKKLILIVISIVSASVLFAVSYKNNTYQKLANEYTKKAQVALDAGDYMLAEDYANKAAENAALSEAYIKKMLLKSDADSSMKAASKRLDYAKSINADRNFPMAFSAAQKSYASAEDAYKSEDFTTAVAYANQVLSALADIKEITPLPKFYIVRPWAETKDCYWNISGRSYVYNNPLLWENLYQANKSNMPKQDDPNLILPGMKMEIPSLTGEYREGVYSPAKKYDGYSANK, encoded by the coding sequence ATGAAAAAACTCATTCTTATCGTAATTTCTATTGTTTCGGCTTCTGTTTTGTTTGCTGTAAGTTATAAAAATAACACTTATCAGAAGCTTGCTAACGAGTATACAAAAAAAGCGCAGGTTGCACTTGACGCTGGCGATTATATGCTTGCAGAAGACTATGCAAATAAGGCGGCAGAAAATGCGGCTCTTTCAGAAGCATATATAAAGAAGATGCTTTTAAAGTCGGACGCAGATTCTTCAATGAAAGCGGCATCAAAGCGCCTTGATTATGCAAAATCTATCAATGCTGACAGAAACTTTCCAATGGCATTCTCTGCGGCTCAAAAATCTTATGCCAGTGCAGAAGACGCATATAAATCAGAAGATTTTACAACCGCTGTTGCGTATGCGAATCAGGTTTTGTCTGCACTTGCAGATATAAAGGAAATCACTCCACTTCCAAAGTTTTACATCGTTCGCCCTTGGGCAGAAACAAAAGACTGCTACTGGAATATTTCTGGTCGTTCTTATGTTTACAACAATCCGTTGCTTTGGGAAAATCTCTATCAGGCAAACAAATCGAATATGCCAAAACAGGATGACCCTAACTTGATTCTTCCAGGAATGAAGATGGAAATTCCAAGTTTGACAGGCGAATATCGCGAAGGAGTTTATTCACCGGCTAAAAAATACGATGGATATTCTGCAAATAAATAA
- a CDS encoding phosphoglycerate dehydrogenase, whose translation MFKIQTLNKISSVGLNDFPRDSYEVATEINNPDAILVRSADMHEMSLSANTKAVSRAGAGTNNIPCQELAEKGVVVFNTPGANSNAVKELVILSILLSSRPVVQANRWVNTELKGKGDEIAALAEKGKSNFVGPEVKGKTLGVIGLGAIGAQVANIAIALGMNVVGYDPFLSVKAALSLDHNVKISETLDSLYKKADYITVHVPQTDETKGMINSSSIKLMKNGVRIINLARGGLVNNADMLKALESGKVASHVTDFADEELIKCDKVICMPHLGASTPEAEDNCAIMAVKELRAFLETGAIVNSVNFPRATIETPIPEKGTRLCIAHKNVPGMIAKFTTILGDAKLNIAGIVDQSRGDIAYALIDVDGKVEDETLTALENCQAVIKVRPIFA comes from the coding sequence ATGTTTAAAATTCAAACGCTAAATAAGATAAGTTCAGTTGGCTTAAACGACTTTCCTCGCGACAGTTACGAAGTTGCAACAGAAATAAATAACCCGGACGCAATTCTTGTCCGCTCTGCTGATATGCACGAAATGAGCCTTTCTGCAAATACAAAAGCAGTTTCAAGGGCAGGTGCTGGAACTAACAATATTCCATGCCAGGAATTAGCAGAAAAAGGAGTTGTTGTATTCAATACTCCAGGAGCAAATTCAAACGCGGTAAAAGAACTCGTTATCCTTTCTATTTTGCTTTCTAGCCGTCCAGTTGTGCAGGCAAACAGATGGGTAAACACAGAACTAAAAGGTAAAGGAGACGAAATTGCTGCCCTTGCAGAAAAGGGAAAATCAAATTTCGTAGGACCAGAAGTAAAAGGCAAAACTCTTGGCGTTATCGGGTTAGGCGCAATAGGTGCTCAGGTTGCAAACATCGCAATTGCACTTGGAATGAATGTAGTAGGATACGACCCCTTCCTTTCTGTAAAGGCCGCACTTTCGCTCGACCACAATGTAAAAATTTCTGAAACTTTGGACAGCCTCTACAAAAAAGCGGATTATATAACGGTTCACGTTCCGCAGACGGACGAAACCAAAGGAATGATAAATTCTTCTTCTATAAAACTGATGAAAAATGGAGTGCGCATTATAAACCTTGCACGCGGCGGACTTGTAAACAATGCAGATATGCTAAAAGCGTTGGAATCGGGCAAGGTTGCTTCTCATGTAACAGATTTTGCTGACGAAGAACTAATAAAGTGCGACAAAGTAATCTGTATGCCACATTTGGGCGCTTCAACTCCAGAAGCAGAAGACAACTGCGCAATAATGGCCGTAAAAGAATTGAGGGCATTTTTGGAAACAGGTGCAATCGTAAATTCTGTAAATTTCCCAAGAGCGACAATCGAGACTCCAATCCCAGAAAAAGGAACAAGGCTTTGCATAGCACATAAAAATGTGCCGGGAATGATAGCAAAATTTACGACAATCCTTGGCGATGCAAAACTCAATATTGCAGGAATAGTTGACCAGAGCCGTGGAGACATAGCTTATGCGCTTATCGATGTTGACGGAAAAGTCGAAGACGAAACTCTCACCGCATTGGAAAACTGTCAGGCGGTAATAAAAGTTCGTCCAATTTTTGCTTAA
- the trxA gene encoding thioredoxin — translation MEITVTKDNFENEVLKSDLPVLVDFWASWCGPCKMLGPIVAQIAEENQGVVKVGKVNVDEQEELASKYGIVSIPTVILFKGGQAVKTSVGLVPKETLVAMFK, via the coding sequence ATGGAAATAACTGTTACAAAAGATAACTTTGAAAATGAAGTACTAAAATCGGATTTGCCTGTTTTAGTAGACTTTTGGGCTTCTTGGTGTGGACCTTGCAAAATGCTTGGCCCTATCGTTGCACAGATTGCAGAAGAAAATCAGGGAGTTGTAAAAGTTGGCAAAGTAAACGTTGATGAACAGGAAGAACTTGCAAGCAAGTATGGAATCGTAAGCATTCCAACTGTAATCCTTTTTAAAGGTGGACAAGCGGTAAAAACTTCTGTTGGACTTGTTCCAAAAGAAACTCTTGTAGCAATGTTTAAATAA
- a CDS encoding cytidylate kinase-like family protein yields the protein MAIVTFSRQLASFGDEVSRIVAEKLGYDYVSRDDLERKIVELGFPFEKLHKYDEKTPGFFASLTKDRDEYLDYLQTAILETASKNNCVIVGRGSSVILSDLENHLSFRIIASENDRIRRAMDFLQADEKQAKKRLAAADKQKLGFYKSFFDVQIDDPSLHHAILNTTLLDFHSAADMICAAVNSVITAKKEASAKVRIEELLICQRIVNMLILEYGLNINFLRATARGGKVTLHGVADSSAIVERALMITQAELPEYKVESAVNVVQDFKAYQQ from the coding sequence ATGGCTATTGTTACTTTTTCAAGGCAATTAGCATCGTTTGGTGATGAAGTCAGCAGGATCGTCGCGGAAAAACTTGGATACGACTATGTTAGTCGCGATGATTTAGAAAGGAAAATAGTTGAATTAGGCTTCCCTTTTGAAAAACTCCACAAATATGACGAAAAGACTCCTGGATTTTTTGCTTCTCTTACAAAAGACCGGGACGAATATCTTGATTATCTGCAAACCGCAATTTTGGAAACTGCGAGCAAAAATAATTGCGTAATTGTGGGGCGTGGTTCTTCTGTAATTTTAAGCGACCTTGAAAACCATCTTTCGTTTAGAATAATCGCTTCTGAAAACGACAGGATAAGAAGAGCGATGGATTTTTTGCAAGCCGATGAAAAACAGGCTAAAAAACGACTTGCCGCTGCGGATAAACAAAAATTAGGTTTTTATAAGAGTTTTTTTGATGTTCAGATTGACGACCCATCGTTGCACCATGCGATACTTAACACCACATTGCTGGATTTTCATTCTGCTGCGGATATGATTTGTGCTGCCGTAAATTCTGTAATAACGGCAAAAAAAGAGGCATCTGCAAAGGTTAGAATAGAAGAGCTTTTGATATGCCAACGCATTGTGAATATGCTCATTTTGGAATACGGCTTAAATATCAATTTTTTAAGGGCAACTGCTCGAGGCGGAAAGGTAACATTGCACGGAGTCGCGGATTCTTCTGCGATTGTGGAAAGAGCGTTGATGATTACTCAGGCGGAACTTCCAGAATACAAAGTTGAGTCTGCGGTAAATGTTGTTCAAGATTTTAAGGCTTATCAGCAATGA
- a CDS encoding CDP-alcohol phosphatidyltransferase family protein, with protein MKVSNKFTFARLVFAPVFFVLYNLPIWINSKTLAFVSGCIMIPLLVIFELTDYWDGHYARKCNEVSDLGKLFDPFADVMLNLTVFVCAMTSFDSKMGSYMPFIVFILIMYREFSQNFLRMLAIRQGVAIAARKGGKVKTVFYIVSGFFMLTAESFIRLGLVELVNSNFGVDIKSFYPQAKIVIQSLFVICLVLSYTSFIDYIKNFGSVFKDM; from the coding sequence ATGAAAGTTTCGAATAAGTTTACTTTTGCCCGACTTGTCTTTGCGCCAGTGTTTTTTGTTTTATATAATCTGCCAATTTGGATCAATAGTAAAACTTTGGCTTTTGTGTCAGGCTGCATAATGATTCCATTACTGGTTATTTTTGAACTTACGGATTATTGGGACGGTCATTATGCTAGAAAGTGTAACGAAGTAAGCGATTTGGGAAAACTTTTTGATCCTTTTGCAGACGTTATGCTCAACCTTACAGTTTTTGTCTGCGCAATGACTTCTTTTGATTCAAAAATGGGCTCTTATATGCCTTTCATCGTTTTTATCTTGATAATGTATAGAGAATTTTCCCAAAATTTTTTAAGAATGCTTGCTATAAGGCAGGGCGTTGCAATCGCTGCAAGAAAAGGCGGAAAAGTTAAGACAGTCTTTTACATTGTTTCAGGATTTTTTATGTTAACAGCAGAATCATTTATAAGGCTTGGCCTTGTGGAATTGGTAAACAGCAATTTTGGTGTTGATATAAAATCTTTTTATCCGCAAGCAAAAATCGTTATTCAATCTCTTTTTGTAATCTGCCTTGTTTTAAGTTATACGTCGTTTATAGATTACATTAAAAATTTCGGTTCTGTGTTCAAGGACATGTAA